GCGACAGCGACAGCGACCAAGCAAACCACTTCTAAAGCCACGCCTCCCCCTACCCAACGAAAAGCCCCCAGTGGGAACACCACTCAGAGCAGCGCCCCCAAACCAGCACCAGCACCAGCACCAGCACCAGCACCAGCACCAGCAGAAAAGAAACTGACGAAGCCCGCACAACGCAACACCGCCCCGTCTGCACCTTCATCGCGGACGTCTACGTCTTCACCACGCACGCAAACTTCCGCAGAAAGCACGGTTCTCAGAACTAGTGAACCGACAAACAACCGTGCAAACACCTTTACCGGCAAAACAGATGACAGCGCACAAAAATCTTCCGCCGCTACTGCGCAATCTCACCAGGACACTGTTGTCTCTTCTTCCGAGAGCCAACCCACGATTGCGGCCCCATCACCGGATGATAGAAACACCGACCGACTCGGCGTCGCCAACGTCGCCAACGCTGAGTGAATCAGAAGATCAGCAAGACGAAATCACCAATCGTCGAAAGCAGCGTGAAGCTCAGCGCGAGCAAATCATTCGCGACATGGAACAGGCCGCAGCAGATCGTCAAGCACGCCGTGAAGCACGCCGAGCAGAACGTCAGGCCCAGATCGACCTATGGCGTGAACAACGACACGAACGCCAAGAAGCACGGCGTCAACAACATGAAGCCGCACGCCAAGCCATCCGTGAGCAGATCTCTGAAGCTGTAGAGAAGGTTCCTGAGCCTGCAGTGTCGCGGCCTTTCTGGAAGAGCATTGAAGCCGCAGCACAGGAGCAAGAGAGTCAGCAGGTCAAAGAGCCTTTCACCCCGGCAGAAGAAGAATCCCCCGTGCCTGCTGAGCAGGTCACTTCCACCGACGCGGCCAGCCCTACACCATTGATGGCGGTTGCCCCAGCCGCAGGACCTTCAGGCCATCGCTACGAAAACAACAGCGGCGGCCAAGAGATGGCGGGACCATTCCGCGCTGCAGGGAGCACTCCAACACCCTCACCTCAACGCTCTGCCGCCTCGGCAACTACTCAACAAAAATCCGCCACCACAACGACAAATGCATATCCCCTTATCACCTCTACTACTTCGCGTCCGTCATGGGCGCGGGGAGTTGCTCCCATCGCAGACAGCCTCGAAGAAGTAGCCCACGCTGCCACAGTGGCCAAACAGAGCGCGATGGCCCCTGCCGTAGCTAGCATGCGTATCTCTTTTGGTAAGTGGAGCGATCTGCCCCAGGCTGCGGCTGCAGCACCTCGTGGCGCGAAACACACTGTGCTTTCTTTGCCGGCGTTGCCTGATAGTCACGGTTCTTTAACCGCTTGTGGCAAAGGTGAGTACCGCAAGATGTGGGAATCTTTCGCGCAGGCACTGCAGAAAGCGCAGATCGATAACCCCATTCTTGATATCAGCGCACCTACCAAAGAGATGAACCCGCAGGCGTACGCATCGTGTTATCGCCAGGTTGCAGAAGCAGTTAAAGGTGTACTTCCCCGCGCTACTATGCAGTGGACGGTAACGCGCGGCACCGATGGTCCTTACGACGCGGTTGCTGCGTGGCCAGGTGACGGAGTGGTCGACATTGTGGCCCTGGATGCTCTGGATACTGGTGGTAACTGGTCCAAAGCTGTGAATGGGGATCGTGGACTCAACTGGTGGGTGACTTTCGCGCAGCGCCGTGGAGCGAAAATTGCTGTGTCTGCGTGGGGGCCAGGGCCAGGGTCAGATGTTTCGTCAAATAACGCTCCGTACGTGCAAAACATGCACGATTGGCTGTGGCGAGTAGCCCAGAAGAATGCTTTGGTCTACGACCTATACACCGAAGGCAGCAAAGCGGCCGGTGGTCGTGCCGCGCAGGCTTACCGGGCGTTGTTCCGATGAGGAGCGATGATTTCGCCAGACGGCATCCGGAGGTCGCGCCTGAACCGATCGTGCAGGTGACTTTCGATGTGGACAGTGATGGCACTGAGGTTGCGCTCGTCGATGGTCACGTTGTCGTGCCTCACAGCGGTGAAGATGTTTTAGATGCGGCAGTCAGACAGATCGCTGCAATGGTGCCGGTTTTCGCTGGCATTGATGACAATGGCCAACCGTATACGGGGCTGAAAGCGACCCTGGTCGGAGACGATTTATCTCGCTTTGTTGTGGTGTATGGCGACGGGAGACTGTTTGTTCCGGCACAGTCAGATGTTGGGCAGGAGCAGGCCCTTCCCGATGGCGTGATTCCGTTTCCGGGTGGAGCAGATGCATCCGTAGCGGAGTTGGATCTGCAGGATTCTGCTGGGGATTCCTCTTTGCAGCGTCAATTAGAAGATGAGTTCGCAGCTCATTTAATCGGCCCCTCCGTTGTGGTTTCGATGGACGGTGTGGAGATTGGTGGCGCTGAGGCCGATGCTGAGGAACTAGCTGCGGAAGATGAGGCTCCTTGGGCGCAGGAATCTGAGCCTGAGATTGAGGTCGCGAGGCTGATACCACCTGGCACACCGACCGGAGGTTCTTTTTCGGCTGGTCTTGCTACTGCAGCTGACTCGTTACTTGTGACGGGTCAGGAAGTTTCGGCTGCCGAGGGAGAAACTGCGGCGATATTGGCGCCGAAATCCTCGGTAGGTGTGCTGGATCACGATGAGATAGATGCAGACCTTGAGCGCCCGATGTACATCGAGGATGGCAAAGCTGCTGGGTCACGTCTCTGGTCATGGGGGCGTGTCAGTCATCGGTTGGCATTAGGTGCTGCTGGTGGTGTGTGTGCACTGGCGGTAGCTGGGGTTTTGGTGAGTCCAGTTGTGCGGGGGGCTGGTGATGGGAGCAGTTCACCGGCACCCATGGTTTCGGCGCCTCCTGGAAGCACGGTTGAGGGTTCGTGGTCGACGGGGCCTTTGACTACAGCAGCGGGGCCGGTGGTTTCTGTGGGGGATGCTCTGGGTTATGTGAAGTCTGATGGCACGGTGGCGCTGGTCGATGCTGCCACGGGGCGTTCTCGTTGGGAACAAAAGATTGTTCCCGCTCAGGTGCGCGGTCATTTGTCGAGGACACGGATCCGGTCAGTGGATTCATTGGCGATTCATGTAGGGAATCGGTTAGTGGCGTGGTCGTTGGCGGATGGATCTGCGGTAGCTGCGGTGGATTTACCCGATGACGCGCAGGTTTCCTATTTGGGCGCTTCTCCTTTGGTGGGAACGGGCAGTTCGACGGTTTCGGTGCTTGGGGAGGAGGGGTTGTTGCAGGTGGCGGTTCCTGCGGGTGCATATGCTCTGGCTGCGAGGGATGACCGGAGTGTGACTGCGGTGTCGCCGCAAGGCTGGTGGCGTTTGCGGTCAGGGGTTCCGGCAGGTGCGGTGCGTCCGTTTGAAAGTGCTACGCCAGATGCGTTGCCTAAGGGTGTTCGGCCGCGGGTGGTGGGGTATGTGGGTAAGTCGGTTGTGTTGGAGTATCCGGCTTTTGGGAATCGTCGTGCGGAGTTGGTTGTGCATAGCGATACAGGGCCGCAGTTGCAGGTGGCTTTTCGGGGAGTTGCTCCGCCGAAGACGGATAAGGGGGAGAGGCTGATTGGTTCTCCGGCACGGACGTGGGGTGTGTATGGGCGTGCGCTTGTGGATGCGGCGGGGGGTTCGATCTCTGATCTGGGGCAGTGGCGTTCTAGTCATGTGACGGATAGGCATGTGTATGGGGTGAGTGCGGGACGTGCTTCAGTTGCTGGTCCTGGGCAGGGCGTTACGGCGTTGCCTTCTGGGACTGATTTGCCGGAAGCGGAGTCAGATTCGGTGTTGGCGGTGCGTGTGGCTGGTCCAGCGCGTTCGCGTGATGGGGGTCAAGCTTTGGCAGAGGGGCAGCAGGGGGTGGTGGTGTTACCGCGCAAGGGTTAGTGCTGTGGTGTGCAGGTTTCTTTGACGGGTAGCCAGGCCAGGGCGGCCAGGACGGTGAGGATGCCAGTGATGGCGAAAGCCAGGCAGTACCCCTGTTGGGGACTGGTGGTGAGCGTGACGATCCATCCTGCTATGACTGGCCCCAGGATTGTTCCTGCATCCATCATCATCTGGAAGCTGGAGAGAACTTTTCCGCCGTTGCGGTTGGGGCCAATGATGTCGGCTATGGCTGCTTGTTGGGCTGGATGGATTAGGCCTGCTCCTAGGCCTGCGATGAATGAGGCGGCTAGGAAGAGGGGTAGGGCTTCGGAGAGGGCGAGTGCTGCAGTGGCAGCGCCGTTTGTGATGAGTCCGATGATGATGAAGGGGCGTCGTCCGTAGCGGTCGGTTGCGTTACCTGCGGTGGTCAGGGCGAGGGCGTTGCCGATGGCGAAGGTGGTCAGAGCGATGCCTACCCAGCGGATTCCGAGGGTGGGAATGGCTGCTGCGTAGAGGGGGATGAGTGCGACGCGTACGCCGAAATTGGCCCAGCCATGGCTGAAGGCGGTCAGGAGGACTGCGCGGTATGCGGGGTGGTGGAGGGCTTGAGCGGTGGTGATGGTGGGGCGATTGGTGTGGGAGCCGGTGGTGGTTGGTGCTGGTTCAGTGAGGAAGGTCGCGACGACGGCGGTGGCGGTGAGGAGCATTGTTGCGTACACGATGAAGGGGATGCGGTATCCGGCTTCAGCGGTGAGGCCGCCGACGATGGGGCCGGCTATGTTTCCGATGAGGAAGGCTGCGCCGAGGGCGGAGGAGCAGCGTCCGCGGATATTGGCTGGGGCTAGGCGCACCATGAGGGCGGAGGAGGATACGACGAACATGGCTGAGCCGATTCCGCCGAGGGTGCGGTAGGTCAGCAGTTGGGTGTAGTTGGTGGCTAGGGCGCATGCTCCGGTGGATAGGGCGACGATGAGGAGGCCACTCATGTAGATGCGTCGTTCGCCGAGTTTGTCGACGAGTGCGCCGCTGGCTGGGGCGGCTGCGAAGCGGGCGAGAGCGAATGCGCTGATGATGGCGCTGGCTGCTTGGACGCCGACGTTGAAGCTGGCGGCGTATTGGGGCAGCACGGGCGCGACGAGGCCAAAGCCGATGGAGACGCAGAAGGCTGCGCTGACGAGGATCCAGATTTCGCGGGGTATGGGGGTGCGGGATGTGGGCATCGTGGCAAGTATGTCGTGGGGCGGGTGGTTAGGTTGGGTGGTTGGGGCGTGTTGGTGGGTGAGTATGCGTTGTGGGTAAAAGGTTTCACTTTTGGGTGGTGGTGGCCGATGTGGGGTGAAGGACAGGAAGTCCGTACTGATATTCCCCTCTCGGTGTTTGCGCCGAACCGTCCGTACAGACCGGAGCCTTACTATGCGCACCACGTATTCGTCCACTGCTCGTTCGACTAAGCATCAGCCGCGTCGGGCTGAGACTGATGCGAGGTTGGCGCGGCCTACGCGCCGTTATTCGGTGTTGAATGATTTTCGGTATTTGACTGCTGATGATGTGGAGTTGTTGCGAGCGGCTACGGGTGAGGCTGCTGATCGTGAGGATCCGAAGAGTCAGTTTGCTCAGCAGTTGGCGTTGGATCGGCGTCGTGGTGATTTGGAGCGGGATGCGCCGGTGACGGCGACGTATTTGCGGGACGCGTCGGTGCGTATTGAGCGTGAGAATGCCGGTCGAGTGGCGTTTCGTAATCCGTATGCAGGCAAGGCGTATGAGCGTGCGGTGAATTGGTTGGTTAAGCGCGGTTTGGTGGGGTGAGGGGTGTGGGGTGGGTGCCCTTTTAGTCTGAGTTGATGGGTGCCTCTTCGTTGTCGCGGGTGGATGGTCCTGTTGAGCCTGTGCGTCGTTTGGCGGATGGGACTGTGAAGCAGGTGAATCCGTTTAGTGGGACGGAGGTGTGGACGGTTCCGGGCAGGGCGTCGCGTCCGGTGGGTTCGGGGGCGGCGTCGGTGGGGGTGGTTTCGGCTTCTCAGGCACGGTCGTTGTGTGCGTTTTGTGAGGGGAAGAGGTTGTCGACTCCGCCGGAGCGGGAGCGGGTGGTGCGGGAAGGGGGTCAGTGGGTTTTTCGTGAAGGGTTGAGCGCTGGTGAGGTGGCTGAGCAGAGTGCGGAGTTTCGGCGGGTGCCGAATTTGTTTGCGATTTTGGATTGGCCGTATTGGCGGGACAACCATGGGTTAGTTGCTTCGGGTGAGGTGTTGGCTCGGCGGGATGCGTATTTAGCGGATTCGGCGGGGCGGGAGCATGTGGTGGCGGTGTTGCGGGCTAAGGCTGCGGCGATGGGGTGCTCGGTAGATGGGGTTCCTACTGAGGGTGAGCGGGAGGCTTTGGTGCAGGCGGCTACGGGTTTTTTTGCTGGTGGCCATGAGGTGGTGATTGGGCGGCGTCATGTGACGGATGCTGGTGAGGGCGTGTTGGCTGGGTCTGGGACGTTGTCTTTACAGGAGCATGCGGCTTTTATGGAGTTGACGGTGCGTGGGGTGGTGGATCTGTATGAGCGGATTCCGGCGGCGCGGTACGTGGTGGCGTTTCAAAATTGGTTGCGGCCGGCGGGGGCCTCTTTTGATCATTTGCATAAGCAGATCGTGGCGATTGATGAGTACAGCGAGCAGACGAATCGTGAGGTGGAGCGGTTACGGGTGGCTCCGGATGCGTTTTGGACGTGGGGTGTGGGGTATGCGGCCAGGCAGGGGTTATTGATTGCTGAGAATGAGCATGCGGTGGCTTTTGCGGGGTTTGGGCATCGGTGGCCTGCGGTAGAGGTGTTTTCGAAGGGGAGCTCTGGGTTGCCATGGGAGCTGTCTGTTCGGCAGCGGCGTGATGTGTCGGATTTGGTTCATGCGGTGCATGCGGCGACGGGGGTGGATGTGCCAGTGAATGAGGAGTGGCATTATCGGCCGCCGGGCTTGGAGGTGCCGATGCCGTGGCGGGTGGTGGTGAAGTGGCGTATTAGCAATGTGGCTGGATTTGAGGGTGGGACGAAGATTTATGTGAACACGATCGATCCGTGGGGTGTGCGGGATCGGGTGGTTGCGGGGTTGGCTCAGTTACGTGACTCGGGTGGGTTGGCTGATGGGGTGGCGGTGGGGCGGGAGTGTTGGGCGGGGGCATTGCGGTATGTGTGAGGTGTTTATATCCAGGCAATGTGTCCGGCTAGGAAGGTGTATCCGATGAAGGCCACGATGTCGATGAGGGCGTGGGCGATGACGATGGGTAGGACGCGGTGGGTGCGTGCGTAGACGGTACCGAGGATAAGTCCCATGCAGATGTTGCCGATGAATCCGCCGAATCCTTGGTAGAGGTGGTAGGTGCCGCGTAGGAGTGCGGACAGGATGAGGATGGGTAGGACTGCGCGGGCGGCGGGAATCCATTCGCTGGGTGGGGTGGGTGGGATTTTTCCTTTGGCGAGGCGGTCGGCGTTGCGGGCTTGTTCCCATCGGGTGAAGAGGTATCCGATGAGGATGATTTCTTCGCAGATAGCGTTGGCTAGGGAGGCGAGGATGAGGATGGGGATGCTCCACCAGTGGTCGCCGAGGCTGGCGGCTGAGACGGTGGTGTTGATGTTGAGTGCTTTGGCACCCAGGTAGAGGCCGAGTCCGGGGATGCCGATGCAGGTGGCCAGGACGGTTCCCAGGGCGAGGTCGTTTGCTGGGGTGTGGAGGTGCCATCCGATGCGGTGGTCGGTGGTGGTGTCGTCGCGGCGCATGAGGTGTAGGGCCAGCAGGGCGGGGATGATGAGTAGGAGGATGCGTAGAAGCTGGTAGGCGAGGTCGAGCCAGGGCCGGTCGGGGGTGACGGGGGTGTTGAGGTTGCTGGTTTGGGCTGATAGTGCAATGTCGCGGGTGAGGCGCTCGGTGATGGACAGGATGGCGCGGAGGGCGGAGGCGCCGATGCTGACTCCGATGACGAGCCACATTTCGGTGCGGAGTGTGCGGCTGGGCAGGTGGGATGCGGGCAGGCCGATGAGGGGATGTTGGGGGAGGGTGTTGGGGTTGTGCACCTGTCTAGGCTAGTTGTTGGGGTTGTGCTGCTTGGGGCGGTGTTTTGGGTCTTACGATGGCTGCATGTCTGGGGCCGCTGATCCTGTTGAGGTTTCTGCTTCTTTGCGTGCTCTGATTCGTGGTTTGACGCGGCAGTTGCGTTCGGAGACTTTGCATGTGAGTGATGTTCCGCTTCCGCAGCAGGATGTGTTGTTGTTGTTGGCGCGCACGCCGGGGTTAACGAATGCTGAGCTTGCGCGGGAGCAGAAGGTGACGCCGCAGTCGATGGGTGCTTCTGTTACTGCTTTACGTGAGGCGGGGTTGGTGCAGACGCGGGCTCATGCGCAGGATGGGCGGCGGCGTGAGGTGCATTTGACGGATGCTGGTCATGAGTTGTTGATGCAGCTTGGTTCTGCGCGGGATGACTGGTTGTCGGCTCGGCTTGCTTCGCGGTTGTCTGGGGTGGAGTTGGAGGCGGTTCAGGAGGCTGTTGCGCTTTTGCATAGGGTTGCAGACTGATTCAAGGTTTGCGCAGGTTGGGTGGGGTGTGAGGGGTGGTTGTTGTTTTGGTTGTTGAGTGCTTCCTCGATTTTAAATAGTCAGTCTGACTGATAAGTTTTCTTGTGATTTAGGCGTTGATGTTCAACGCGCACAAGAACCACGAAGGATTTCCCGTGTTGCACTCCGAAGAAACTTCACGCGTCCCCATGCGGACCGTGCTGTCACACATGACCATCCCTGTACTCATGACTTTGGTCATGGCCCTGTGCTACCTCGGCGGGTTCCACCGCCCCGAACCTCACCACCTGCCCGTAGCCATCATCGGCCCCGTCAACACCGCAGGCCCCGTGGCTGCCGGACTCCAACAAGCCACCGGCGAGATGCTCGAGGTGCGCACCTTGCCTTCAACCCAAGCAGCCACTGACGCCCTCCAACGCCTTGAGATCTCGGGGGCCTACCTACCCTCAGCCGATAAACCCACCCTCTTTGTCGCTAGCGCTGCCTCCGAACCAGCCGCCAACGCCGCCAACCGCGTATTCACACAGATGGCCGCCAAACAGGGCAAACCACTAACGATTAACGACGTCGCTCCCCTACCCGCTGAAGACCCAATCGGACAGAACGCGTTCTTCTACCTGATCATCTTGTCGATCGGCTCCTACGCAACCGCCATCTCCATCGCCGCCGCCGGGGCTACACGTCGTTTCCGCGAGCGCCTAGCCTTGGTGATCGGCGCCGGAATCACTATCCCCACGCTGATGCTGGGCGTCTCTTCTGTGCTGTTTGGCCTTTTCCCCAACGATGGCGGGACCGTTTGGGCTATCTCGGTGGCTTACTGCCTGACTGTGATCGGTATCAGCGTCGGGCTCCACACTCTCGTTGGCCGCTACAGCACGCTGGTGTTTAACGCCCTCTTTGTGGCGTTGAACTTCACCTCTTCCGGCGGGACCATGCCACCAGCTATGCAGCCTGCCTTCTTCGATTGGCTCCACTCGTTCTGGATCGGTTCTGGTTTCATCGACGTCATCCAGCACGTCACCTACTTCCCCGAGGCCAATGTCAGCCGCGGCGCGTGGATCCTCATCGGCTGGGGATTGTCCGCTGTCGGTAGCCTGGCTATCGCTCACCACGTTGAGCTACGCCGCCGTCACGCCCAGCGACTACGCCGCAGCCACGACTCCATGCGCCAGGCTCTCGACGCCGCCCGCCGTGATGGCCTAACCCCGCAGCAGTCAATGGAACTCCAACTCGCCGAGGACGTCGCCGTATAACAGAAGAGGCGACACGCCGAACGTTTCTAACAAGTCCTGGCAGGTCGCCTCACCTCAACCCACGTGACGGCTACGCTGGCGGAATGGAGATCACCTACCGCCTCGTCAACGTCTTCACGGACGGTGACGATCCTTTCTCGGGCAATGCTGTAGCCATCTTCGAGGATGGTTCCGAACTCTCGACCTATCAGATGCAGTCACTCTCGCAAGAGTTAAATCAGGAAGCGGTGTTCATCTTCCCCACCGACGATCCTGCGAACGCACAGGTGCGTTTCTTCTCTCCTCATCAGGAGAAAGGGTTCGCCGGTAGCGCATCGCTGGCCACGGCTCACGTGGTGCGGGACATGATGGGCAGCACCGGAGACGTGACGCTACACGAGTCACAGTACGGCGACTACCACGTCCAGCACGTCGCCGGCAGCGAAAACAAATGGATGTTCCAAGGTAGCCAGCGCCGAACCCGCGAGCTGAAAGCCTCACCGCAGATCCTTGCTTCTCTGGTTGGTTTGTCGCTGGATGCCATCGCGGCAGCCCCGGCCACCGTCTCTTCAACAAGCGGCACCGGCGGAATCATTCTGCCTGTTCGCACCATTGACGATGTTCGGGAAACTCGCCTGGATGCACGCCTGCTGCACTCATACGCGATGCTGCTCAACACGGTCCCATCCGTATACGTATGGGCTGAGAGCGACGAAGACGAGGTCATCCACTCACGTATGTTCTACGGCCCTCGTGGCGGTGTCTTGGAAGTAGCCGCAACCGGCTCCGGTGCAGCTAACCTCGGCGCCTGGTTCGCCTCTCAGGGGCGAGGCCCAATCAGTCGACACATTCGCCAAGGCCGCCCATTGGGTCGCGGCAGCCACGTCGACCTTACGGTTGATGAATCTGGCGATATCTTCGTGGGTGGACGCACTCTCGAGGTGTCGCGCGGAACGTTCCACATCTGACCGATCACGTCCTGCCGCAATGTGATTGCTGACGGAAAGTCGTCGGTTCGGTGTCATCCTGAGGAGAGGTATGAACGAGAAAATCTTCGACCTAGTCGGTACGGGCGTTGCGCTCGCTGCTGGCGCCGTCGCGAACAAGCTGGTGGGTTTGGTGTGGCGCGGTGTCGTCGGCGAACCACCGGAAAACCCTGATGACCCGGAAGAAACTTCCTTCGCGGAGGCGATGGGTTTTGCGATTTTGTCAGCTGTGTTTATGGCGACATTCAAGCTGGTAGCGAGCCGTAAGTTGCACGCTTACTACAACGACTCGAAGAAGCCACTCGGCGCGCCTGCGGAAAATAGCTAAACCGTTGCTGGCCCCGATGTGGTGTGGCCCGCCGCCCAGTATGGGGGGTGGGCCACACCACATCGGGGCTTGTCTTCGCCGAAACAGCCAGATACCGCAGCTACGGTGCTGCTATGAGCACTCACATCGTCGTGTCAGGTGGCGGAGGCTTCTCCATGTCTGCGGACCACCGCGCTAGCGCAGCAGACCGATTCATCCTGTCCCTGACTGACAAACCCAACCCGCTCGTATGCTTTGTCCCCACCGCCTCAGGCGACAACGGGCTATATATTTCACAGTTTTTCAACGCCTACAGCGGGCTAGGCGTACGAACTAGCGTATTAACACTGTGGACAGGCGCAGCGGACTCCATCGCGCGCATGGACGAAGCAGACGTGTTCATCATCGGTGGCGGAAACACCGTGAATCTATTGGCACTCTGGTCCGCGCACGGAGTAGGCGACAAACTACGCAGCTACACCCAAGATCAGGGACGCGATATCGTCATTGCAGGCAACGCCGCTGGCGCAGCCGCGCTCTACGAAGCTTGTGCCACAGACGGATTCGGTAATGGCATCTCAGCCTTGCCCTTCGGATTGGGGCTGCTGCCTGGAAGTTTCTGCCCGCACTACAACTCAGAGCCCGACCGCGCACCGCGGTACCAACAGCTCGTGGACACCTGCGCCCTACCGGCCGGATACGCCGTCGATGATGCGGCAGGCATTCATTACCTAGACGGCCAAGTCCAATCATTCTGGGCTGAGCGCACCGGAGCCGGAGTGTATCGAGTAGAGCCAGCAGAGAACGGCGCTCGCATTAGTGCCGAAACAGTGCACCCCCTCCCTTCCTAAAAGGAGGGGAAAACCTTACGGAGACAACACTTTTTCGGAAAAAGAATCTCCTTAAGTGGCTCCTACGATGTGCCGATGAGCGCATCGAGGAGGTGGCCACATGTCACATTCACGGCTTTCCCTGCTGGTTATGTCATCGGCAGCGGTGGCTTTATTGACGATCCCTGCGCTGGATCGGGCGTTTTCCGAAGGCAACAGCACACTCTTCGGCCATCCCACGGCCACCCCCTCCCCCACCGTCACTGTGACAGTGCCACCTACTTCAACACCCACGCCAAGTCGGCCCCACCCAACTCCAGCACGCACCCCCGTCACAAAATCACCCGAGGGAAAACGCAAAATCGTTTATCTCACCCTCGATGACGGCCCCAGCCCCTACACCACGAAAGCACTGGAAATTCTCTCTCGCCACAATGTGCCTGCCACCTTTTTCATGATCGGTGAAGAAGCCGCACATTACCCAGAGACTGTGGCTAAAGTTCGCGCAGCTGGACATGCCATCGGAAATCACACCTACACCCACCCATGGCTCACACATCTCAGCACACCCGAAATACGTAAACAGCTACAGAAAACCGATGACATTCTTGGAGAAACTACATGCATGCGCCCTCCAGGCGGCCTCATAAACAAAACCGTCATCGCGCAAGCAAACAAGCTAGATAAAAGTGTCATCAACTGGGATGTTGATACTCGCGACTGGCAGCGCCCCGGAACAGTGAATATCCGCTCTACTGCACTGCGACTCACTACCCCAGGATCAATCATCCTCATGCATGACGGCGGCGGAAACCGCACCCAATCCATCGGAGCACTTGATGGAATCATCAGCACTCTCAAGAGCCGCGGATACACTTTCGCCACTCTCCCGCAGTGCCGCTGAACCCACACAATTTTATTCACTCAGATAGGGCGGAAATTAAACCGAAACGCCCCGTCACTGAGCAGACCCGAATTCGACCATCCTCTATGCCACACTCAAAGCTAATGCGCTGCCCTCCCACACCCTTGACCGAGGGCCCATTCAACACATCACAACTCACACACCAACGCGTACCCTGCGAGGTCTTCTGATGCCTTTCTTCCGCCCCTCTCCCACCGAAAACCCTCCGGAAGAACCACCCGTAGTACACGTGGTCAACGCCGACAAAAACATTTCCCAAGAACTACGCATCGCCGGAGAAATTGCGTGGCGATTCATCGCCATTATCGCTGCGCTCTACCTCGTCGGTCGCGGAATCCAGATCACCTCCTCCGTTACCCTCCCGGTAGCCGTGGCACTACTGTTCACCGCCCTGGGCCAGCCCCTGGTCAACCGCCTACACCGCCACGCCCACATCCCCACCTACGGCGGGGCAGCCATCGCCATCATCCTTGGCATCATCCTTATCACCGGCACACTGGCCATCGCAGGCGGCCAACTCATCACCGGCGTCGCCCAACTTATCGATCGCGTCTCCGGTGCCATGACTCAAATCCAAACCTGGCTAGCCACCGGACCCCTACAAATCGGTGGCGACCAAATCAACGAAGCCATCACCCACTCCCGCGAATGGCTCTCCGCCAACGCCAGCACCCTCACCAGCGGCGCAGTAACCGTGGGCAGCCAAGCCACCAGCCTGGTAGCCGGACTAGTCATCGCCCTCATCGTCACTTTCTTCTTCCTTGGCGATGGCCCCAACATTTGGGGATGGCTGGTGCGCCTCATGCCTCGCGGCGTACGCACCGACGTCCACAACGCTGCCCGCCGAGGCTGGACCACCGTCGGAGCCTATGTACGCACCCAAATCCTCGTCGCAGCTATCGATGCCGTCGGTATCTGCGTCGGAGCGTTCTTCCTCAAGCTGTCACTGGTTGTCCCCCTAGGACTCATTGTCTTCCTCTCCTCCTTCATCCCCATGGTTGGAGCTTTCGCATCCGGAGCCCTTGCCGTACTCCTGGCCCTGGTCACTCAGGGGCCGGTACCGGCGCTCATCATGATGCTGGTCGTTTTGGCGGTGCAGCAGCTCGAAGGAAATGTGCTCCAACCCGTACTCATGAGCCGATCCGTGTCGATCCACCCTCTGGCTACCTTGCTCGGCGTTGCAGTCGGCTCATTCCTTTTCGGCATTGTTGGTGCCGTATTCGC
This region of Dermatophilus congolensis genomic DNA includes:
- a CDS encoding DUF4921 family protein, translated to MGASSLSRVDGPVEPVRRLADGTVKQVNPFSGTEVWTVPGRASRPVGSGAASVGVVSASQARSLCAFCEGKRLSTPPERERVVREGGQWVFREGLSAGEVAEQSAEFRRVPNLFAILDWPYWRDNHGLVASGEVLARRDAYLADSAGREHVVAVLRAKAAAMGCSVDGVPTEGEREALVQAATGFFAGGHEVVIGRRHVTDAGEGVLAGSGTLSLQEHAAFMELTVRGVVDLYERIPAARYVVAFQNWLRPAGASFDHLHKQIVAIDEYSEQTNREVERLRVAPDAFWTWGVGYAARQGLLIAENEHAVAFAGFGHRWPAVEVFSKGSSGLPWELSVRQRRDVSDLVHAVHAATGVDVPVNEEWHYRPPGLEVPMPWRVVVKWRISNVAGFEGGTKIYVNTIDPWGVRDRVVAGLAQLRDSGGLADGVAVGRECWAGALRYV
- a CDS encoding MarR family winged helix-turn-helix transcriptional regulator → MSGAADPVEVSASLRALIRGLTRQLRSETLHVSDVPLPQQDVLLLLARTPGLTNAELAREQKVTPQSMGASVTALREAGLVQTRAHAQDGRRREVHLTDAGHELLMQLGSARDDWLSARLASRLSGVELEAVQEAVALLHRVAD
- a CDS encoding MFS transporter, with amino-acid sequence MPTSRTPIPREIWILVSAAFCVSIGFGLVAPVLPQYAASFNVGVQAASAIISAFALARFAAAPASGALVDKLGERRIYMSGLLIVALSTGACALATNYTQLLTYRTLGGIGSAMFVVSSSALMVRLAPANIRGRCSSALGAAFLIGNIAGPIVGGLTAEAGYRIPFIVYATMLLTATAVVATFLTEPAPTTTGSHTNRPTITTAQALHHPAYRAVLLTAFSHGWANFGVRVALIPLYAAAIPTLGIRWVGIALTTFAIGNALALTTAGNATDRYGRRPFIIIGLITNGAATAALALSEALPLFLAASFIAGLGAGLIHPAQQAAIADIIGPNRNGGKVLSSFQMMMDAGTILGPVIAGWIVTLTTSPQQGYCLAFAITGILTVLAALAWLPVKETCTPQH
- a CDS encoding glycoside hydrolase family 26 protein, encoding MEQAAADRQARREARRAERQAQIDLWREQRHERQEARRQQHEAARQAIREQISEAVEKVPEPAVSRPFWKSIEAAAQEQESQQVKEPFTPAEEESPVPAEQVTSTDAASPTPLMAVAPAAGPSGHRYENNSGGQEMAGPFRAAGSTPTPSPQRSAASATTQQKSATTTTNAYPLITSTTSRPSWARGVAPIADSLEEVAHAATVAKQSAMAPAVASMRISFGKWSDLPQAAAAAPRGAKHTVLSLPALPDSHGSLTACGKGEYRKMWESFAQALQKAQIDNPILDISAPTKEMNPQAYASCYRQVAEAVKGVLPRATMQWTVTRGTDGPYDAVAAWPGDGVVDIVALDALDTGGNWSKAVNGDRGLNWWVTFAQRRGAKIAVSAWGPGPGSDVSSNNAPYVQNMHDWLWRVAQKNALVYDLYTEGSKAAGGRAAQAYRALFR
- a CDS encoding CPBP family intramembrane glutamic endopeptidase, with translation MHNPNTLPQHPLIGLPASHLPSRTLRTEMWLVIGVSIGASALRAILSITERLTRDIALSAQTSNLNTPVTPDRPWLDLAYQLLRILLLIIPALLALHLMRRDDTTTDHRIGWHLHTPANDLALGTVLATCIGIPGLGLYLGAKALNINTTVSAASLGDHWWSIPILILASLANAICEEIILIGYLFTRWEQARNADRLAKGKIPPTPPSEWIPAARAVLPILILSALLRGTYHLYQGFGGFIGNICMGLILGTVYARTHRVLPIVIAHALIDIVAFIGYTFLAGHIAWI